From the genome of Impatiens glandulifera chromosome 9, dImpGla2.1, whole genome shotgun sequence, one region includes:
- the LOC124914121 gene encoding aspartic proteinase PCS1-like — MASSPRAHLMLCTFLILNSHLIPLSISLSLSFPLTSISLSSINQQLLSSQATTNNHHPYNYRSSFKYSMALIVTLPIGTPPQSQQMVLDTGSQLSWIQCRNNPTSSFDPSLSSSFSLLPCTHPLCKPRKPDFTLPTSCDHNRLCHYSYFYADGTLAEGNLVRERFTFSKAHITPPLILGCASYSSDNQGILGMNRGRMSFASQSRLGKFSYCVPSRNSTGIFYLGDNPNSPTFKYVNILIFPKPQQMPNLDPYAYTLPMVGIRLAGKRLNISVSVFRPDTGGSGQTMIDSGSEFSYLVDEAYNKVKEEIGKVVGRKMKKGYVYEGGLEMCFGGGKMEEIGRLIGDLVFEFEKGVEIVVKKERVLSYVGGGIHCLGISRSGLLGAASNIIGNVHQQDLWVEYDVDKRRVGFGQALCRSSRLG; from the coding sequence ATGGCTTCTTCACCCAGAGCTCATCTCATGCTCTGCACATTTCTAATTCTCAACTCCCATCTAATCCCTCTCTCAATTTCCCTCTCCCTCTCCTTCCCTCTTACATCCATCTCTCTCTCCTCCATTAACCAACAGCTCCTTTCTTCTCAAGCAACAACAAATAATCACCATCCATACAATTACAGATCATCTTTCAAATACTCAATGGCCCTAATCGTCACTCTTCCAATAGGCACACCACCACAATCCCAACAAATGGTTCTCGACACAGGTAGCCAGCTCTCATGGATTCAATGCCGCAACAACCCAACATCATCGTTCGATCCATCTCTTTCATCCTCCTTCTCTCTTCTCCCATGTACCCATCCCCTCTGCAAACCTCGAAAACCCGACTTCACCCTACCCACATCCTGCGACCATAACCGTCTCTGTCACTATTCTTACTTCTACGCCGACGGTACTCTGGCAGAAGGTAATTTAGTCCGGGAAAGATTCACTTTTTCAAAAGCCCATATCACCCCACCCTTGATTCTCGGTTGCGCATCTTACTCATCCGATAATCAAGGTATCTTGGGAATGAATCGCGGCAGGATGTCATTCGCTTCACAATCTAGACTGGGGAAGTTCTCTTATTGCGTACCGAGTCGGAATTCGACCGGAATATTCTATTTAGGTGACAATCCGAATTCTCCTACTTTCAAATACGTCAACATATTGATCTTTCCTAAGCCTCAACAAATGCCGAATCTTGATCCTTATGCTTATACACTTCCGATGGTGGGTATAAGACTAGCCGGAAAAAGATTGAACATTTCTGTTTCAGTATTCCGACCGGACACTGGAGGGTCTGGTCAGACTATGATAGATTCCGGCAGTGAATTCAGTTACTTGGTGGATGAAGCTTATAATAAGGTGAAGGAGGAAATTGGAAAGGTGGTTGGTCGGAAAATGAAGAAAGGGTATGTTTATGAGGGAGGATTAGAGATGTGTTTTGGTGGTGGGAAGATGGAGGAGATCGGACGGTTGATAGGAGATCTGgtatttgaatttgagaaaggaGTGGAGATTGTAGTGAAGAAAGAGAGGGTTTTGAGTTATGTTGGAGGTGGGATCCACTGTTTGGGAATTTCACGGTCGGGATTGTTGGGAGCTGCGAGTAATATAATCGGGAACGTTCATCAGCAAGATCTTTGGGTTGAATATGACGTGGACAAACGTAGGGTTGGATTTGGTCAGGCTTTGTGTAGAAGCAGCAGATTAGGGTGA